A part of Lacibacter sp. H407 genomic DNA contains:
- a CDS encoding class I SAM-dependent methyltransferase — MEQSKLRELFYHHEGKLIHKWDHYFDVYEKYFSKYIGKELNILEIGVSHGGSLQLWKKYFGPNVNIYAIDINPECKKLEEERIKIFIGSQSDKQFLQHIINDLPELDIILDDGGHTMQQQIVSFEALYLKVKEGGLYVVEDTHTSYWYEFHGGLKNPNSFIEYSKNLVDSLYEGHLNEKQKVVVNTITKHISGISFYDSIVVFEKKKRNDPFHIKKGEETIEPYVQKELQKSSLLRKLKLKLFGKIDTFRLNDKGKV; from the coding sequence ATGGAGCAGTCTAAACTTAGAGAACTTTTTTATCATCACGAAGGTAAACTGATCCATAAATGGGACCATTACTTTGATGTGTATGAAAAATATTTTTCAAAATACATAGGGAAAGAACTAAATATTCTTGAGATAGGTGTATCACACGGAGGCTCCCTTCAACTTTGGAAAAAATATTTCGGACCGAATGTTAACATCTACGCAATCGATATTAATCCTGAATGTAAAAAGCTGGAGGAGGAGCGCATAAAAATTTTTATTGGATCCCAAAGTGACAAACAATTCCTTCAGCATATTATTAACGATTTGCCGGAACTTGATATTATTCTTGATGATGGTGGGCATACCATGCAGCAACAAATTGTTTCTTTCGAAGCTTTATATCTGAAAGTAAAAGAAGGGGGGCTTTATGTGGTGGAAGACACACATACTTCATATTGGTATGAGTTTCATGGTGGTCTGAAAAACCCTAATAGTTTTATCGAGTATTCAAAGAACCTGGTTGACTCTCTATATGAAGGTCATTTGAACGAGAAGCAAAAAGTGGTAGTAAACACGATCACAAAACATATTTCAGGTATTTCTTTTTACGACAGCATTGTGGTGTTTGAAAAGAAAAAGCGAAACGATCCTTTTCACATTAAAAAAGGGGAGGAGACAATTGAACCGTATGTCCAAAAAGAGCTTCAAAAGTCTTCATTGCTCAGGAAGCTAAAACTAAAACTGTTTGGAAAGATCGATACATTCCGGTTAAACGATAAAGGGAAAGTATAA
- a CDS encoding arsenate reductase family protein, with product MKKKMYHLAHCTTCQAIIKETGADLAGIEFQNIREEKITAKQLEEMKQLAGSYEALFSRRALKYKELGLKDKQLTEEDYKNYILSEDTFLKRPVTILNKQIFVGNDKKTVEALKKALK from the coding sequence ATGAAGAAGAAAATGTACCACCTCGCTCACTGCACCACCTGCCAGGCCATTATCAAAGAAACAGGAGCCGATCTGGCTGGTATTGAATTTCAGAATATCCGTGAAGAAAAGATAACAGCCAAACAGCTGGAAGAAATGAAACAACTGGCGGGTAGCTATGAGGCACTGTTCAGCCGCCGTGCCCTGAAGTATAAAGAACTGGGGTTGAAAGACAAACAACTGACAGAGGAGGATTATAAAAATTATATTCTTTCAGAAGACACCTTTCTCAAACGTCCGGTAACCATTCTCAACAAACAGATCTTTGTCGGGAACGATAAAAAAACAGTAGAAGCCTTGAAAAAAGCGCTGAAGTAA
- a CDS encoding ATP-dependent helicase, translating to MIDYLQGLNERQKEAVMYLNGPLMIVAGAGSGKTKVLTTRIAHLMAQGVDAFNILALTFTNKAAKEMKERVEHILGNQEARNLYIGTFHSVFARILRSEATKIGYPSNFTIYDTDDAKSVIKTVINEMNLDDKHYKPSTVYNRISSAKNALVGPAEYATDYHIQQEDMRSNRPAIAQIYSAYANRCFKNGAMDFDDLLIKFYELLKNVPESLSKYQRRFKYIMIDEYQDTNPAQYEIIKLLGAMHENVCVVGDDAQSIYSFRGATIENILMFQKDYDNVHVVKLEQNYRSTKNILSVANEVIANNKGQIEKTLFTENGEGEKIRLVRTMTDNDEGKFVADTIQEQKLRNHYRNKDFAILYRTNAQSRAFEESLRRMGIAYIIYGGISFYQRKEIKDFIAYMRIIVNPRDEEALKRIINFPARGIGKTTIDKCVLYANEQNISMWEVLTRAQQFGFKAGTLEAIDGFVTMIRSFASMLQKHNAYEVAVHVGKQTNIVKELFNDKSTEGLQRYENIQELLNSIKEWVDDTANRSQIDDDGVVVEEADPFAATDTAQKELSFEAPATIDQTKLGPVTLGAYLQQITLLTDADDKDPNADSVKLMTIHAAKGLEFECVFAAGLEEMLFPNAMSINTREELEEERRLFYVVITRAKKKLWISYANTRYKFGQIVQNDPSRFLEELPEQFVDKSYAGGGSRNQGSSFGGGSAFDRMKGWGNKADSNEAANAEKRYGAPPKAQPKPSYLTPTTRPQTVEHKPAPDFVASDTSNLQEGQKVEHQKFGFGEVVKMEGSAHNPIATVKFELNGEKKIMLNYAKLRIVE from the coding sequence ATGATTGATTATTTACAAGGACTGAACGAGCGGCAGAAAGAAGCAGTTATGTATCTCAACGGGCCGTTGATGATCGTGGCTGGGGCAGGCAGCGGAAAAACAAAAGTACTTACCACACGTATTGCCCATTTGATGGCACAGGGCGTGGATGCGTTTAATATTCTGGCACTCACCTTTACCAACAAGGCTGCCAAGGAAATGAAAGAACGTGTAGAGCATATCCTCGGCAACCAGGAAGCAAGGAATTTATACATCGGAACGTTTCACAGTGTGTTTGCACGCATCTTACGAAGTGAAGCCACCAAGATCGGTTATCCTTCCAACTTTACGATCTATGATACCGACGATGCGAAGAGTGTGATCAAAACAGTGATCAATGAAATGAATCTGGATGATAAACATTACAAACCATCCACTGTTTACAATCGAATTTCATCAGCCAAGAATGCATTGGTTGGTCCGGCCGAATATGCCACCGATTATCATATCCAGCAGGAAGACATGCGGAGCAACCGACCCGCCATTGCACAGATCTACAGTGCCTATGCCAACCGTTGTTTTAAAAACGGCGCCATGGATTTTGATGATCTGCTCATCAAGTTTTATGAACTGTTGAAAAATGTACCGGAGAGTTTAAGCAAATACCAACGACGGTTCAAATACATTATGATCGACGAGTACCAGGATACCAATCCGGCACAGTATGAGATCATCAAGTTGCTGGGTGCTATGCACGAAAATGTGTGTGTGGTGGGTGATGATGCACAAAGTATTTATAGTTTCCGTGGCGCTACCATTGAAAACATTTTAATGTTTCAAAAGGATTACGACAATGTACACGTGGTGAAACTGGAACAGAACTACCGCAGTACAAAAAATATTCTCAGTGTAGCCAACGAAGTGATCGCTAATAACAAAGGGCAGATCGAGAAAACTTTGTTTACAGAAAATGGAGAAGGAGAAAAAATTCGTTTGGTACGTACCATGACGGATAATGATGAAGGAAAATTTGTAGCCGATACCATTCAGGAGCAGAAGCTTCGCAATCATTACCGGAATAAAGATTTTGCAATTCTCTATCGCACCAATGCACAGAGTCGTGCGTTTGAAGAAAGCTTACGGCGCATGGGCATTGCTTATATTATTTATGGCGGTATCAGTTTCTATCAACGCAAAGAGATCAAAGATTTTATTGCGTACATGCGCATCATTGTGAATCCAAGAGATGAAGAAGCATTGAAACGTATCATCAACTTTCCGGCAAGAGGCATCGGAAAAACAACCATTGACAAATGCGTGTTGTACGCCAATGAACAAAACATCAGCATGTGGGAAGTGCTCACCCGTGCACAACAGTTCGGTTTTAAAGCAGGAACCTTAGAAGCGATCGATGGGTTTGTAACCATGATCAGAAGCTTTGCCAGCATGTTACAAAAACACAATGCATATGAAGTGGCCGTGCATGTAGGTAAGCAAACCAATATTGTAAAAGAATTATTCAACGATAAGAGTACCGAAGGCTTGCAACGCTATGAAAATATTCAAGAGTTACTAAACTCTATTAAAGAGTGGGTTGATGATACGGCCAATCGAAGTCAGATCGATGATGATGGTGTGGTGGTGGAAGAAGCAGATCCTTTTGCCGCAACCGATACAGCACAAAAAGAATTGTCGTTTGAAGCACCGGCAACAATCGATCAAACGAAACTAGGTCCGGTTACACTTGGTGCGTATCTGCAACAGATCACCTTGTTAACGGATGCAGATGATAAAGATCCCAATGCTGATAGTGTAAAACTGATGACCATCCACGCAGCAAAAGGACTGGAGTTTGAATGTGTGTTTGCAGCAGGATTAGAAGAAATGTTGTTTCCCAATGCAATGAGCATTAACACAAGAGAAGAGTTGGAAGAAGAACGTCGCTTGTTTTATGTAGTGATCACCAGAGCCAAGAAAAAACTCTGGATCAGTTATGCCAACACCCGTTACAAGTTTGGACAAATTGTACAAAACGATCCAAGTCGTTTTCTGGAAGAATTGCCGGAACAGTTTGTTGATAAGAGTTATGCAGGCGGCGGTTCACGCAACCAGGGTTCTTCATTCGGCGGCGGGTCTGCATTCGATCGTATGAAAGGATGGGGAAACAAAGCTGACAGCAATGAAGCAGCCAATGCTGAAAAGCGATATGGCGCTCCACCCAAAGCACAACCCAAGCCATCGTATTTAACACCCACTACCCGACCACAAACTGTTGAGCATAAACCTGCACCTGATTTTGTTGCCAGCGATACCAGCAATTTACAGGAAGGACAAAAAGTGGAACACCAGAAATTTGGTTTTGGTGAAGTAGTGAAAATGGAAGGCAGTGCACACAACCCCATTGCAACGGTGAAGTTTGAATTGAACGGTGAAAAAAAGATCATGTTGAATTATGCGAAGTTGCGGATCGTGGAATGA
- a CDS encoding esterase family protein, which translates to MHRELFGWHSPALNKEMPIATYGHYGFALLLVPTAAADYLEYERFQLMDTLKPWIEAGKVKVYSVNSINTESWMNNEMEGAHKAIRQNQFNEYIFNEVVPFIKTNTSFDTPIITCGASFGALHSMNLFLKRPDLINGVIAMSGVYDLTEYTKGHYDDQVYYNSPMHYMPNLTDHAILEQVRQSNHIHIFSGSGAYEDPSSSGRFAKILYDKGINYELDIWGQEWPHDWNTWRALLPHYLETRF; encoded by the coding sequence ATGCATAGAGAATTATTTGGCTGGCATAGCCCCGCACTCAATAAAGAAATGCCCATCGCTACGTATGGTCATTATGGTTTTGCATTGTTACTTGTGCCAACAGCAGCGGCTGATTATTTGGAATACGAACGTTTTCAATTAATGGATACATTGAAACCGTGGATCGAAGCCGGTAAAGTAAAAGTGTATTCTGTCAACAGCATCAATACCGAAAGCTGGATGAACAATGAGATGGAAGGTGCACACAAAGCCATCCGTCAAAACCAGTTCAACGAATATATTTTTAATGAAGTGGTGCCGTTCATTAAAACCAATACATCGTTCGATACGCCCATTATTACCTGTGGTGCATCGTTTGGTGCGTTGCATAGTATGAATTTGTTTTTAAAACGTCCTGATTTGATCAATGGTGTAATTGCGATGAGCGGCGTGTATGATTTGACCGAATACACGAAAGGTCACTATGACGATCAGGTGTATTACAACAGTCCCATGCATTATATGCCCAACTTAACCGATCATGCTATATTGGAACAGGTGCGCCAAAGCAATCATATTCATATTTTCAGTGGCAGTGGTGCGTATGAAGATCCTTCGAGCAGCGGACGCTTTGCAAAAATTTTATACGATAAAGGCATTAACTACGAACTGGATATCTGGGGGCAAGAGTGGCCACATGATTGGAATACATGGCGTGCATTACTGCCGCATTATTTAGAAACAAGATTTTGA
- a CDS encoding transposase: MIRFEHHPQFITITNLNWLPVLENEYHKQIVIEAIQRRVNIEQVTVFGFVIMPNHLHCIWQLHDGINRADFQRDFLKFTARSILNFMRMHDDPLLKALRVNDADRKFQVWERNSLSIDLFTEKVFLQKLDYVHNNPVQPKWALAISPEAYRWSSASFYENGVSEFTFLTHYRS, encoded by the coding sequence ATGATTCGATTTGAACATCATCCGCAGTTTATAACAATTACCAATTTAAATTGGCTGCCGGTTTTGGAAAATGAATATCATAAACAGATCGTCATTGAAGCCATCCAAAGAAGAGTGAACATTGAACAGGTAACCGTATTTGGTTTTGTTATTATGCCAAACCATTTGCATTGTATCTGGCAATTGCATGACGGAATTAACAGAGCCGATTTTCAACGTGATTTTTTAAAGTTTACAGCACGCAGTATACTCAACTTTATGCGTATGCATGATGATCCGTTGTTGAAAGCATTAAGGGTAAATGATGCAGACAGAAAATTCCAGGTATGGGAACGCAATTCATTAAGTATTGATCTGTTTACAGAAAAAGTATTTCTCCAAAAGTTAGATTATGTTCATAACAATCCGGTGCAACCAAAATGGGCGCTGGCCATATCGCCAGAAGCATATCGATGGAGTAGTGCGAGTTTTTATGAAAACGGGGTAAGTGAGTTTACTTTTTTAACGCACTACCGATCTTGA
- a CDS encoding RNA polymerase sigma factor → MTDHTEQNFLQLVQQHQGIIRKVCHLYGRSDVDRDDLYQEIVIQLWKAFGSFRGDSKISTWMYRIALNTAISNLRKQSRKVALSFPEFIPREEADTNEERIKEEKLKEMYAAISRLSEVEKAIVMLYLEDKSYEEMEEILGINNGNLRVKMNRIKDKLRTLTKAESYGA, encoded by the coding sequence ATGACCGACCACACTGAACAGAATTTTCTGCAACTGGTACAGCAGCACCAGGGCATTATACGCAAGGTATGCCATCTCTATGGCCGCAGCGATGTGGACAGGGATGATCTGTACCAGGAAATTGTGATCCAGTTGTGGAAAGCCTTCGGTAGTTTCCGGGGCGATTCGAAGATCAGTACCTGGATGTACCGCATTGCGTTAAACACAGCCATCAGCAACCTGCGGAAACAGTCGAGAAAAGTTGCACTCAGCTTTCCGGAATTTATTCCACGGGAAGAGGCTGATACAAATGAAGAACGGATCAAAGAAGAAAAGCTCAAAGAAATGTATGCGGCCATCAGCCGTTTATCGGAAGTGGAAAAAGCAATTGTTATGCTTTACCTCGAAGATAAAAGTTACGAAGAGATGGAAGAGATCCTCGGTATCAACAACGGTAACCTGCGGGTAAAAATGAACCGTATCAAAGACAAATTACGTACACTTACTAAAGCAGAATCGTATGGAGCTTGA
- the cysK gene encoding cysteine synthase A: MKANNILETIGNTPHVRINRLFSADVEVWSKLERANPGGSIKDRIALSMIEDAEAKGILKEGSVIIEPTSGNTGIGLAMVAAVKGYKLILVMPESMSIERRKLMSVYGATFELTPREKGMKGAIAKATELVEATPNSWMPQQFDNPANIDAHVKTTAQEILNDFPEGLDYLITGVGTGGHITAVGRELKKKFPNVKVFAVEPELSPVISGGEPSPHPIQGIGAGFIPSNLHTDVLDGVIQVSKDEAFSYAQRAASEEGIFQGISSGATMAATAKKIPDMPKGSRVLIFNYDTGERYFSIEGLF, from the coding sequence ATGAAAGCAAATAACATTTTAGAAACCATTGGCAACACGCCACATGTACGCATCAACCGTTTATTTTCTGCTGATGTAGAAGTTTGGAGTAAACTGGAACGTGCCAACCCCGGTGGAAGTATCAAAGACCGTATTGCATTAAGTATGATCGAAGATGCCGAAGCAAAAGGAATTTTGAAAGAAGGTAGCGTGATCATTGAACCAACCAGCGGCAACACCGGTATTGGCCTGGCAATGGTGGCTGCCGTAAAAGGTTACAAGCTGATACTTGTAATGCCTGAAAGTATGAGTATTGAACGTCGTAAACTGATGAGCGTGTATGGTGCTACATTTGAATTAACACCTCGTGAAAAGGGAATGAAAGGTGCGATTGCAAAAGCAACGGAGCTGGTGGAAGCAACCCCCAATAGCTGGATGCCGCAGCAATTCGATAACCCTGCCAATATTGATGCGCACGTAAAAACAACGGCACAGGAAATTTTGAATGATTTTCCGGAAGGGCTTGATTATTTAATTACGGGTGTTGGTACCGGCGGACATATCACTGCGGTAGGTCGTGAATTAAAAAAGAAATTTCCCAATGTAAAAGTGTTTGCGGTTGAACCGGAATTGTCGCCCGTGATCAGTGGTGGCGAACCTTCCCCACATCCTATCCAGGGAATTGGTGCCGGATTTATTCCTTCCAACCTGCATACAGATGTATTGGACGGAGTAATTCAGGTAAGTAAAGATGAAGCGTTTTCGTATGCGCAACGTGCCGCCAGCGAAGAAGGAATTTTCCAGGGCATTTCCAGTGGCGCAACCATGGCTGCCACTGCTAAAAAAATTCCGGACATGCCAAAGGGAAGTCGTGTATTGATCTTTAACTATGATACCGGCGAACGTTATTTTAGTATTGAAGGATTGTTTTGA
- a CDS encoding TraB/GumN family protein, with protein MKKIISTFLVAVICTSSAFAQIQPKSSLLWEITGNNLQQPSYLFGTIHIICEEDFFFPAIVKEKFSNAQEVFLELDMDDPMMMMKMMTMLQLPKGQTIKQLFADSAAFAAFDKKYQEITGTSAMMFNTFKPFMLMSMLAQKSLNCANSESYEQTFMALAATLKKDLKGLETMEDQIAVFDGIPDSTEITNLQTMLKDFDKQVEEFKKLVAVYKTQDVDAMYRFTNQSPELMGAEDELLTKRNNKWIPVMKASMEKGNTFFAVGAAHLGGDIGVIALLRKQGYTVKPVKL; from the coding sequence ATGAAAAAAATTATCAGCACGTTCTTAGTTGCAGTGATTTGTACCAGCTCCGCATTTGCACAGATACAACCAAAAAGTAGTTTGCTCTGGGAAATTACAGGCAACAATCTGCAACAACCTTCTTATCTGTTTGGAACCATCCATATTATTTGTGAAGAAGATTTCTTTTTTCCTGCTATCGTAAAAGAAAAATTTTCCAATGCACAGGAAGTATTTCTTGAATTGGACATGGATGACCCGATGATGATGATGAAAATGATGACGATGTTGCAATTGCCCAAAGGACAAACCATTAAACAGTTATTTGCTGATAGTGCCGCCTTTGCAGCATTTGATAAAAAGTACCAGGAAATAACCGGTACATCTGCCATGATGTTTAATACATTCAAACCATTTATGCTGATGAGTATGCTGGCGCAGAAATCGCTGAACTGTGCAAACAGTGAATCATACGAACAAACATTTATGGCGTTGGCAGCAACGCTGAAAAAAGATCTCAAAGGGCTTGAAACAATGGAAGATCAGATCGCAGTATTTGACGGCATCCCCGACAGCACAGAAATTACCAATCTGCAAACCATGCTGAAAGATTTTGACAAGCAGGTAGAAGAATTTAAAAAACTGGTAGCGGTTTATAAAACACAGGATGTGGACGCCATGTATCGCTTCACCAATCAATCACCCGAATTGATGGGCGCTGAAGACGAGTTGCTCACCAAACGCAATAACAAATGGATTCCGGTAATGAAAGCAAGTATGGAAAAAGGCAATACGTTCTTTGCTGTAGGTGCTGCTCATTTAGGTGGTGATATTGGCGTGATTGCATTACTGCGGAAGCAAGGATATACTGTGAAGCCGGTGAAGTTGTAA
- a CDS encoding ferritin: MLSPKIEKALNEQVLLEAESSQIYLAMASWAEVEGLSGVAAFLYKHSDEERMHMLKLVKFINERGGHGVIPQLKAPAAKYKGVKELFQQVLDHEILVSTEINRLVDSCLKEKDYTTHNFLQWYVSEQIEEESLARHILDKLKLIGGDKSGLYMFDRDVSSMGGAATTGKPGAA, translated from the coding sequence ATGCTATCCCCAAAAATTGAAAAGGCGCTTAACGAGCAGGTATTGCTCGAAGCAGAATCATCGCAGATCTATTTAGCCATGGCCAGTTGGGCCGAAGTGGAAGGACTTAGCGGCGTAGCTGCTTTTTTATATAAACACAGCGATGAAGAGCGCATGCACATGCTGAAACTGGTGAAATTCATCAATGAGCGTGGCGGACATGGCGTTATTCCACAGTTAAAAGCACCTGCCGCTAAATACAAGGGAGTTAAGGAATTATTTCAGCAGGTGCTGGACCATGAAATATTGGTGAGTACTGAGATCAACCGTTTGGTTGACAGTTGCCTGAAAGAAAAAGATTACACCACACATAATTTCTTGCAATGGTATGTGAGTGAACAGATCGAAGAAGAATCATTGGCACGCCATATCCTCGACAAATTAAAACTGATCGGTGGCGATAAGAGTGGCTTATATATGTTTGACCGTGATGTGTCCAGCATGGGCGGCGCTGCTACTACCGGTAAGCCGGGAGCAGCATAA
- a CDS encoding DUF2490 domain-containing protein has protein sequence MNIKKLQFIFSILFVLLVNVVFSQQTYQLGILPSFNLNTKLKNDWSVNTKIESRQLLQRGEWGGAADKEYNYVLTDLSLIAGKKIGLNSRAGAGYLIRFEEGERIHRFIQQFIIVQRKSGYRLAHRLLTDQTFSTIESPQFRLRYRITAEIPLNGESVDPKEFYVKLNNEYLNSFQSADYDLELRLVPLLGYDIAANNKLEMGLDYRVNSFLNQKAEHSFWVSLNWFIEIGK, from the coding sequence TTGAATATTAAAAAACTACAGTTTATTTTTTCAATTCTATTTGTACTGTTGGTGAATGTTGTTTTTTCTCAACAGACATACCAGCTTGGCATTCTACCATCGTTCAACTTAAATACTAAGTTGAAAAATGATTGGTCCGTCAATACAAAAATCGAATCCCGTCAGTTGCTGCAACGTGGCGAATGGGGTGGTGCTGCTGATAAGGAATACAACTATGTACTCACCGATCTTTCGTTGATTGCCGGAAAGAAGATTGGTTTGAATTCACGGGCAGGAGCCGGCTACCTGATACGATTTGAAGAAGGCGAGCGAATTCACAGGTTTATTCAACAATTCATTATTGTGCAACGAAAGTCCGGTTACCGGCTAGCCCATCGTTTGTTAACCGACCAGACGTTTTCAACAATTGAATCACCTCAATTCAGATTACGTTACCGGATCACTGCAGAAATTCCGTTGAACGGAGAATCAGTTGATCCGAAGGAGTTTTACGTAAAGCTGAATAACGAATATCTTAATAGCTTTCAATCTGCAGATTACGATCTTGAATTACGTCTTGTTCCTTTACTGGGATATGATATTGCAGCGAATAATAAGCTGGAGATGGGTTTGGATTACAGAGTCAACTCTTTTTTGAATCAGAAAGCCGAGCATAGTTTTTGGGTGAGCTTGAATTGGTTTATTGAGATTGGAAAATAG
- a CDS encoding ATP-binding cassette domain-containing protein: protein MFEFLISYSIPAAYLRNMQHLAIFLSNTFNKQLLIQQLLEKKATGLLSMFNSSDVQLFSSYTLQQYLHEEEIHGYCGIEAARTQTLRSMSSGEQKKVLLQHLLSLKPDVFILDNVFDNIDTTAQQSLKAALEQAAGQTIFIQLLHRQWELLPFIQQTVTVNQQNEFVPFEADATATNQPSDQPIPAPLHHYAINNNELVRFADVSVSYDGRQVLQHINWTINKGDFWQLKGPNGSGKTTLLTMITGDNVKGYGQELFIFKRKKGTGESVWDIKQKIGYLTPAMTDLFSTRHTLEQMIVSGFVDQIGLYSVPSDMQQRAAFEWMQLLQLEQKARLPFNKLSTGEQRLALIARAMVKHPPLLILDEPLMGLDDANAAKVIQLINKLAAESTTAILYVSHQTEKGLEPQKVFELIKTENGSIGRVV, encoded by the coding sequence TTGTTTGAATTTCTCATTTCATACAGCATCCCCGCTGCTTATCTTCGCAACATGCAGCATCTGGCTATTTTTCTTTCCAATACATTCAACAAACAGTTACTCATTCAGCAATTGCTTGAGAAAAAAGCAACCGGTTTGTTATCGATGTTCAACAGCAGCGATGTGCAATTGTTTTCCTCCTACACACTTCAGCAATATTTACACGAAGAAGAGATTCACGGATACTGTGGTATTGAAGCTGCACGAACACAAACACTCCGTTCCATGTCGAGTGGCGAACAGAAGAAAGTATTGCTGCAACATTTACTTTCCTTAAAACCGGATGTTTTCATATTGGATAATGTGTTTGATAATATCGATACAACCGCACAGCAATCGCTCAAAGCAGCATTAGAACAAGCAGCCGGTCAAACAATCTTTATTCAGTTATTACACCGGCAATGGGAACTGCTTCCGTTTATTCAACAAACAGTAACCGTTAATCAGCAAAATGAATTTGTTCCGTTTGAGGCAGACGCAACAGCAACTAACCAACCAAGCGATCAGCCAATACCTGCTCCATTGCATCACTATGCGATCAACAACAATGAACTCGTTCGCTTTGCAGATGTAAGTGTAAGTTATGATGGCCGGCAGGTTTTGCAACACATCAACTGGACCATCAATAAAGGAGACTTCTGGCAATTGAAAGGTCCCAACGGATCGGGTAAAACAACATTGCTAACCATGATCACCGGTGATAATGTAAAAGGCTATGGACAGGAACTGTTCATTTTCAAGCGAAAAAAAGGAACTGGTGAAAGTGTGTGGGATATTAAACAAAAGATCGGTTATCTCACACCGGCTATGACTGACCTGTTCAGCACACGCCATACATTGGAGCAAATGATCGTCTCCGGTTTTGTGGATCAGATCGGTTTGTATTCTGTTCCAAGCGATATGCAGCAGCGTGCAGCATTTGAATGGATGCAGTTGCTGCAACTGGAACAAAAAGCACGGCTGCCGTTCAACAAATTGAGTACAGGTGAACAACGGCTTGCATTGATTGCACGGGCCATGGTAAAACATCCTCCCTTATTGATCTTAGATGAACCGTTGATGGGATTAGATGATGCCAATGCTGCAAAAGTGATTCAGCTCATCAATAAACTCGCAGCAGAAAGTACCACTGCTATTTTATACGTTTCTCATCAAACAGAAAAAGGATTGGAGCCGCAGAAAGTATTTGAATTAATCAAGACTGAAAACGGATCGATTGGAAGAGTTGTGTGA
- the epsC gene encoding serine O-acetyltransferase EpsC encodes MYTFPGYLLSSNFPSRQTVITFTEELINYLFPLISDPKSFVQTQASMQASLHKKFIEILTPLSQKYEMDVLAVTEEYFEELQHIKQELIEDAELILEFDPAAYSIEEVVLSYPGFYAIIVYRLTHALYKKKIPILPRMMGEWAHSRTGIDINPGATIGCPFFIDHGTGIVIGETSVIGKYVKIYQGVTLGALAVRKEDAQTKRHPTIQDNVVIYANSTILGGNTVIGHDSIVGGNTWITQSVIPHSVVYTKSETIVTDKKDFTEPLNFII; translated from the coding sequence ATGTATACATTCCCCGGTTACCTGCTCAGCAGTAATTTTCCGTCCCGGCAAACGGTGATCACCTTTACAGAAGAGTTGATCAACTACCTCTTTCCGCTGATCAGTGATCCGAAGTCGTTTGTACAAACGCAGGCAAGTATGCAGGCATCGCTCCACAAAAAATTCATTGAAATTCTTACTCCGCTTTCGCAGAAATATGAAATGGATGTGCTGGCTGTTACCGAAGAATATTTTGAAGAACTTCAACACATCAAACAAGAGCTGATAGAAGATGCGGAGTTGATCCTTGAATTTGATCCGGCTGCTTACTCTATTGAAGAAGTGGTGCTTTCGTACCCCGGCTTTTATGCCATCATTGTGTATCGCTTAACACATGCATTGTACAAAAAGAAAATTCCCATTCTGCCCCGTATGATGGGCGAGTGGGCACATAGCCGTACCGGCATCGACATCAACCCCGGCGCAACAATTGGTTGTCCGTTTTTTATTGATCACGGAACGGGCATTGTGATAGGCGAAACATCGGTGATCGGGAAGTATGTAAAAATATATCAGGGCGTTACGCTTGGTGCGTTGGCAGTACGGAAAGAAGATGCGCAAACAAAACGACACCCTACCATTCAAGACAACGTAGTGATCTATGCCAACAGTACTATTCTTGGTGGTAATACAGTGATCGGTCACGACAGTATTGTAGGTGGCAACACCTGGATCACACAAAGTGTAATACCGCATAGTGTAGTGTACACGAAAAGTGAAACCATTGTAACCGATAAAAAAGATTTCACAGAGCCGCTGAATTTTATCATTTAA